From the Oryzias latipes chromosome 22, ASM223467v1 genome, one window contains:
- the LOC101160205 gene encoding uncharacterized protein LOC101160205 has translation MNFEAGRLEVLQLLSRLSPSELPKLLDWMNNSDDLDHLLDDNNKVILQNIADDLRAQLPLDAMLPSETTAHLKMQQCARPTVHVDSFLYSDEQVDSLCEEGAMSRTYCLRCGSTQTAPLDFISHSFSAAELQFLFQNVLPDLSGRTLVDVGSRLGAVLYGGYVYSSASKLVGLELSGDFVQMQNDMLQKYQMTDRVQVLHADVCTQDVLLQNADVLIMNNVFEFFMEPSEQVRAWTFIMQNFRRAGCLLVTVPSLQESLNHLQIQLQPGWLEELPVDHNVYLGKDADPESLALIHLYRVM, from the exons ATGAACTTCGAGGCGGGCAGGTTGGAAGTCCTGCAGCTGCTGAGCAGATTGAGTCCCTCCGAGCTGCCGAAGCTACTGGACTGGATGAATAACTCAG ACGACCTGGATCACCTGCTGGACGACAACAACAAGGTGATCCTGCAGAACATCGCAGACGACCTGAGGGCCCAGCTGCCTCTGGACGCTATGCTGCCCTCAGAGACCACAGCCCACCTCAAG ATGCAGCAGTGCGCACGCCCCACCGTGCACGTGGACAGCTTCCTGTACTCTGACGAGCAGGTGGACTCTCTGTGTGAGGAGGGGGCCATGAGCAGAACCTACTGCCTCAGATGTGGATCCACCCAGACCGCTCCTCTAG ACTTCATCTCTCACTCCTTCTCAGCGGCAGAACTTCAGTTCCTGTTCCAGAACGTCCTTCCGGACCTGAGTGGCCGGACGCTGGTGGACGTTGGCTCCAGATTGGGGGCGGTGTTGTACGGG gGTTACGTCTACAGCTCAGCCTCTAAGCTGGTTGGTCTGGAGCTCAGTGGGGATTTTGTCCAAATGCAGAACGACATGCTGCAGAAGTACCAGATGACGGACAGAGTCCAG GTTCTCCATGCTGATGTTTGCACCCAAgatgttctgctgcagaacgCAGATGTGCTGATCATGAACAATGTCTTTGAATTCTTCATGGAGCCCAGCGAGCAAGTCAG AGCATGGACTTTTATCATGCAGAACTTCAGGAGGGCAGGATGTCTGCTGGTTACTGTCCCCAGTCTGCAGGAGAGTCTGAACCATCTCCAG ATTCAGTTGCAGCCGGGATGGCTGGAGGAGCTTCCTGTGGATCACAACGTCTATCTGGGAAAAGATGCAGACCCCGAAAGCCTCGCTCTGATCCACCTGTACAGGGTCATGTGA
- the LOC101159957 gene encoding cofilin-2, whose protein sequence is MASGVTVTDEVIRVFNDMKVRKSSTQDEVKKRKKAVMFCMSEDKKNIIVEDGKQILVGDIGETVDDPYLCFVKLLPPNDCRYALYDATYETKESKKEDLVFIFWAPESAPLKSKMIYASSKDAIKKKFTGIKHEWQVNGLDDIQDRATLAEKLGGNTVVTLEGKPL, encoded by the exons ATG GCATCAGGTGTGACAGTTACCGATGAAGTCATCAGGGTTTTCAACGACATGAAGGTGAGGAAGTCTTCAACTCAGGATGaggtgaagaagaggaagaaggccGTCATGTTCTGTATGAGCGAGGACAAGAAGAATATCATTGTAGAAGACGGAAAGCAGATCCTGGTGGGAGACATCGGGGAGACCGTGGACGACCCCTACCTCTGCTTTGTCAAGCTCCTCCCTCCCAATGACTGTAGATACGCCTTGTATGACGCCACCTATGAGACCAAGGAATCCAAGAAGGAGGACCTGGTCTTCATTTTCTG GGCTCCGGAGAGCGCTCCTCTGAAGAGCAAGATGATCTACGCCAGCTCCAAAGATGCCATCAAGAAGAAGTTTACAG GTATCAAACACGAGTGGCAGGTGAACGGCCTGGATGACATTCAGGACCGCGCCACGTTGGCGGAGAAGCTGGGCGGGAACACGGTGGTGACTCTGGAAGGCAAGCCGCTGTGA
- the baz1a gene encoding bromodomain adjacent to zinc finger domain protein 1A: protein MPLLHRKAFIRQKPPADLRPDEEVFLCKITHEIFRTYDEFFERTILCNSLVWSCALTGRAGLTYLEAVESEQRARQSLRSFPRALLVPLLHLAAMSQRSRLVELCEDVYGFVKDRFFPGEVVEVSRRNGARHMCEILEVHSPYSSANGVAPTNGATGTNGHTDPSQVDTIVISDSDEEDDAFQSPVVHVKGKKKPLSPSVFKYTVRMMSDKHSEPFTVKANQISRRKSTLSREKLKLLYKQHCEPQRGFIILKASTVKKYQLSEQTFSQFFPDEPPQVPFSSPSSNGGVCASPGQASLSPLQAMEEKLKLLQKREEMAAAQDRARLKKEREGAQEAKRREREDKDRLKEEQRKRFEEEKQRKKEEKERRKLEKEREREKLKEEKKKYAQRLKLLSKPIEDMECEGLKELPSPVPVRTRVPSNLFGEALMILEFLRAFGEAFDLKDEFPDGVTLEVLEEALVGSDPEGPLCELLFFFLTAIFQALDEEQEELKDQAEDLWDALDDDSDPTQLALSAVASLAAAWPQLHQGSSLKQLDLDSCTLSEILRLHILASGADSNHGNAKFRYQKQGGFTVMDDPCVELRLAEPALLKKLSSTPVYDLTAEEKLKILKALVGKLLTLASSRDLIEDCVEEQKAARQELREIRAEQHRRGREEAAHRVRLRKEEKLREQELRMKEKEEKLKEQEGVERLPLNGETTAGHQAEDYNGEFPSSSKKEMKAEGEQKENKPLPPPTLTKEELEKEQEKVRELQERIQKAAACTCLLPLGRDRMYRRYWILPSASALFVEDDYSGLTEDMLQPRPKPSEDGGTKTEEGGRVGEEGTTESAASSPAPPSGDMLPVNRPNVWSFYSSMEAVDQLIEALNPRGHRESSLKEALLQDRERLQQLLSACDCSEYTCTGEPEGSKGGPGGSAAAESMMEGRLRDLLLDLEDRVHQGTLGSLKVLDRQVWRAALEAGNYELLGSDGRESVRVNGQADATEGDSAHLRARDRLQELRADASTSCGISGSGTPQVVSRSVRILSQALANIEQGIERRFLKPPLGEEDVKKDHKMKKSKKKEEDQASDDGGSDSGRAVKTVLERWRDSLQACSSLSQVFVHLSSLERSILWSRSILNARCRICRRKGDADNMLLCDGCDRGHHTHCLRPRLKSVPEGDWFCPDCRPKQRSSRIPSRQRSSIDEEEDESQEEVEEDDSEEDEDSDDEEDDEEEEEEVVESSRKSQAPPPKGKTQSAPSKAQQTTPKSSSVPSGKTSKSSGKKTTPPKSKSNTCKAPPRSGRTGARLSHENSTPTSKAKTSPDQKKSPTDSTPPKPSRAILSPADASSSSRRSSGRNHGVHELSACEQLTVELVRHEDSWPFMKLVSKTQVPDYYDIIKKPIALSTIREKVNNCQYQSTGEFICDVELMFSNCLQYNPRHTNEAKAGVRLQQFFHSQLSGLGLLERSAAPPSKRPRH, encoded by the exons ATGCCGCTGCTCCACAGGAAAGCCTTCATCCGACAGAAGCCTCCGGCGGACCTGCGGCCGGATGAAGAAGTGtttctctgtaaaatcacccACGAAATCTTCCGGACCTACGA TGAGTTCTTCGAGAGGACCATCCTCTGCAACAGCCTAGTGTGGAGCTGCGCGCTCACGGGGCGAGCGGGCCTCACCTACTTGGAGGCGGTGGAGAGCGAGCAGCGCGCGCGGCAGAGCCTGCGCAGCTTTCCTCGGGCGCTGCTGGTGCCCCTCCTCCACCTGGCTGCGATGAGCCAACGCAGCCGACTGGTGGAGCTTTGCGAGGACGTCTACGGTTTCGTCAAGGACCGCTTTTTTCCCGGGGAGGTGGTGGAAGTCAGCCGGCGCAACGGGGCCAG GCACATGTGTGAGATCCTGGAGGTGCACTCGCCTTACTCCAGCGCCAACGGAGTGGCGCCCACCAACGGAGCAACGGGCACCAACGGCCACACCGACCCATCTCAGGTGGACACCATCGTCATCAGTGACAGCGATGAGGAGGACGACGCCTTCCAGAGTCCCGTCGTACACGTCAAAGG gaaaaaaaagcctttgagtccttctgtgttcaaatacaCCGTGAGGATGATGAGTGACAAACACAGCGAGCCGTTCACCGTCAAAGCCAATCAGATCAG TCGCAGGAAGTCCACTCTGTCCAGAGAGAAGCTGAAGCTGCTCTACAAGCAGCACTGCGAGCCTCAGAGGGGCTTCATCATCCTCAAg GCCTCCACCGTTAAGAAGTACCAGCTCTCCGAACAGACCTTCTCCCAGTTCTTCCCCGATGAGCCCCCCCAGGTCCCGTTCAGCTCTCCCTCCTCCAACGGTGGAGTGTGCGCCTCACCTGGACAG gcGAGTCTGTCGCCTCTTCAGGCTatggaggagaagctgaagctgctgcagaagaGGGAGGAGATGGCTGCTGCTCAGGACAGAGCTCGACTGAAGAAGGAGCGAGAGGGGGCACAGGAGGCCAAGAGGAGAGAACGGGAGGACAAGGACAGGCttaaggaggagcagaggaaaaggtttgaggaggagaagcagaggaagaAAGAGGAGAAGGAGCGCAGGAAGCTGGAAAAGGAGAGG GAACGCGagaagctgaaggaggagaagaagaagtaTGCCCAGAGACTGAAGCTGCTGAGCAAACCCATAGAGGACATGGAGTGTGAAGGCCTGAAG GAGCTCCCCAGTCCGGTTCCAGTGAGAACCCGTGTTCCATCCAACCTCTTTGGAGAAGCTCTGATGATTCTGGAGTTCTTGCGGGCTTTCGGCGAAGCTTTTGACCTGAAAGACGAGTTTCCGGACGGCGTCACTCTAG AGGTTCTGGAGGAGGCTCTGGTTGGTTCTGATCCCGAAGGTCCTCTGTGTGAGCTGCTGTTCTTCTTCCTGACGGCCATCTTCCAGGCTCTGgatgaggagcaggaggagctgaaggaTCAGGCTGAAG ACCTGTGGGACGCCCTGGACGACGACTCTGACCCTACCCAGTTGGCGCTGAGCGCCGTGGCCTCGCTGGCCGCGGCCTGGCCTCAGCTGCATCAGGGCAGCTCCCTCAAGCAGCTGGACCTGGACAGCTGCACGCTCTCGGAGATCCTGCGCCTGCACATCCTCGCCTCTGGGGCCGACAGTAACCATGGCAACGCGAAGTTCCGCTACCAGAAGCAGGGCGGGTTTACGGTGATGGATGACCCGTGCGTAGAGCTCCGATTGGCTGAGCCAGCACTGCTGAAGAAGCTGTCGTCCACCCCGGTGTACGACCTGACAGCAG AGGAAAAGCTTAAGATCCTGAAGGCTCTGGTGGGGAAACTTCTGACGCTGGCGTCCAGCAGGGATCTGATCGAGGACTGCGTGGAGGAGCAGAAAGCCGCGAGGCAGGAGCTGAGGGAGATCCGGGCGGAGCAGCACCgcagagggagggaggaggcCGCGCACAG AGTTCGTCTGCGAAAGGAGGAGAAGCTGAGGGAGCAGGAGCTGAGGatgaaggagaaggaggagaaacTCAAGGAGCAGGAGGGTGTGGAGCGCCTTCCACTCAACGG CGAAACGACTGCAGGACACCAGGCTGAGGATTACAACGGAGAGTTTCCTTCATCCTCCAAAAAGGAGATGAAAG CTGAAGGAGAGCAGAAGGAGAACaaacctcttcctcctcctacTCTGACtaaagaggagctggagaaggagCAGGAGAAG GTCAGAGAGCTGCAGGAGCGGATTCAGAAAGCGGCGGCCTGCACCTGCTTGCTGCCGCTGGGCCGCGACCGCATGTACCGCAGGTACTGGATCCTCCCCTCGGCCTCCGCCCTGTTTGTGGAGGACGACTATTCTGGCCTGACCGAAGACATGCTGCAGCCGCGACCGAAGCCGAGCGAGGACGGCGGCACCAAGACGGAGGAGGGAGGGCGTGTCGGTGAAGAAGGGACCACAGAGAG TGCCGCTtcaagccccgcccccccatCCGGGGATATGCTGCCGGTGAACCGGCCCAACGTCTGGTCCTTCTACAGCTCAATGGAGGCGGTGGATCAGCTGATTGAGGCTCTGAACCCCCGAGGTCACAGAGAGAGCAGCCTGAAGGAGGCGCTGCTGCAGGACAGGGAGcgcctgcagcagctgctgagcGCCTGCGACTGCAGCGAGTACACATGCACAG GTGAGCCCGAAGGGTCCAAAGGAGGTCCAGGTGGTTCTGCAGCAGCGGAGTCCATGATGGAGGGCAGACTGAGAGACCTGCTGCTGGACCTGGAGGACCGCGTTCACCAGGGAACTCTGGGAAGCCTGAAG GTGCTGGACAGGCAGGTGTGGCGCGCGGCGCTGGAAGCGGGAAACTACGAGCTACTGGGCTCTGACGGCAGAGAGAGTGTGAGGGTGAACGGGCAGGCGGACGCCACGGAGGGGGACTCTGCACACCTGAGAGCCAGAGACAG GCTGCAGGAGCTGAGGGCGGACGCATCAACTTCATGTGGGATCAGCGGCAGCGGCACCCCTCAGGTTGTCAGCCGTTCGGTTCGAATCCTGTCCCAGGCCCTCGCCAACATTGAGCAAGGCATTGAGCGGCGTTTCCTCAAACCTCCCCTGG GAGAAGAAGACGTCAAGAAAGACCACAAGATGAAAAAGAGcaagaagaaggaggaggaccAGGCCAGTGATG ATGGCGGCAGCGACAGCGGCCGGGCCGTGAAGACCGTGTTGGAGCGCTGGAGGGATTCTTTGCAGGCCTGCAGCAGCTTGTCCCAG GTGTTTGTTCACCTGTCCAGTCTGGAGCGGAGCATCCTGTGGTCCCGCTCCATCCTCAACGCTCGCTGCCGCATCTGCAGACGCAAAGGAGACGCAGACAACATGCTGCTCTGCGACGGCTGCGACCGAGGACACCACACCCACTGTCTGAGGCCCCGCCTCAAG TCTGTTCCAGAGGGGGACTGGTTCTGTCCCGACTGCCGACCCAAACAGCGTTCTAGCCGCATCCCGTCCAGACAAAGATCCTCTattgatgaggaggaggacgaaAGCCAGGAAGAGGTGGAGGAAGATGATTCTGAGGAGGACGAAGATTCTGACGATGAAGAAGAcgatgaggaagaagaggaggaagtaGTTGAAAG TTCTCGAAAGAGCCAGGCCCCGCCCCCAAAAGGAAAGACCCAATCAGCACCTTCCAAAGCCCAGCAGACCACACCCAAAAGCAGCTCTGTCCCATCAGGAAAGACCTCCAA GTCCTCGGGGAAGAAGACCACGCCCCCTAAGTCAAAGTCAAACACGTGCAAAGCTCCGCCCCGCTCGGGGAGAACCGGCGCACGTCTGAGCCACGAGAACTCGACCCCAACAAGCAAAGCCAAAACATCCCCCGACCAAAAGAAGTCGCCGACAG ACTCCACCCCACCCAAGCCCTCCAGAGCCATCCTCTCGCCAGCAGACGCGTCCTCGTCCAGCCGGCGTTCCTCCGGCAGGAACCACGGCGTCCACGAGCTGTCGGCCTGCGAGCAGCTGACCGTGGAGCTGGTCCGACACGAGGACAGCTGGCCCTTCATGAAGCTGGTGTCCAAAACCCAG GTTCCTGACTACTATGACATCATCAAGAAGCCCATCGCCCTGAGCACCATCAGAGAGAAGGTCAACAACTGCCAGTACCAGAGCACAG GTGAATTCATCTGCGACGTGGAGCTCATGTTCTCCAACTGCCTCCAGTACAACCCCCGCCACACCAACGAAGCCAAGGCCGGCGTCCGCCTGCAGCAGTTCTTCCACTCGCAGCTCAGCGGGCTCGGCCTGTTGGAGCGCAGCGCAGCCCCGCCCAGCAAGCGTCCTCGCCACTGA